From Kryptolebias marmoratus isolate JLee-2015 linkage group LG15, ASM164957v2, whole genome shotgun sequence, a single genomic window includes:
- the uacab gene encoding uveal autoantigen with coiled-coil domains and ankyrin repeats protein isoform X1, giving the protein MKSLKYRLKKHEVTITNTDWNKYDDRLMKAVERREVDKVAAVLNKKGIIPTKLDVEGRSAFHLAAARGHLDCLNLILGQNVDITASDAAGKNALHLAARNGHSLCVQKLLQHNCPVGNVDLQGRSALHDAVMAGCSSSVKLLCDSGASVNASDFDGRTPLILATQLGHPHICQLLLERGADITARDKQNKTALILGCEIGCKDAVEVLLRSGADVKALDSFGHDAYHHARLSKNTELTALVKSYLDRATREKEAAKIEHWKRQLSVDRSDAAEASRKDQIINDLEEQNETLQESIRKYNQEQKGLLDRVNMLQQQLTQEKMAAADAQKEKEQLKVLLKEREEGPRGAETVKVQLRSTLGEYSGQSVIKGKENILVKQAQSLDCGKMIQNPAASRQLQRSPTQISWDLTEVEALQRDLEAVKRKQQTAEEEAAQLQSALSRKNRECQELAQSRDAIQKQADQQIQELEDALGDVQKRMLDSECKVKQLQAHVVAVKERFEGQATEELRAQLLDVKSKYEGASAEVGRVRNRLKQSEKALEEYKSSESQLAAETDRLNQQLEALNAERNKLADALLKMEAQLKEAQTKHANTVPAEKFDNMKNLLTNAVDEKERQLAELREDYDRVLEDMAELHRKLDGPSSQVGPGLMSAEEHQTVVAALEEQNASLKRTLMDVTTQSKALIQELEESEEERDELRERLHELSSRIASEFIPAKDHEEIRKEMVTALEELEDKLVEASERHGRAEAQVQQLQSERASWQETVGSLRDTSETQQRERDALRTQNAELIKKLEQLQKRGEERDKECEQLTAQNQTLKQNLKEQFVPKQQHEQVRTELSSALESVKADMLKLETRDKESGMELKNVKEGKEKLKDQLEKVMLERKNEYISVERHRDVADKLNAAVVEAENRANDASAKHVLAQEEVVKLTQELEAQKKELETIQEAIQSRFVPLTAAEEKVTSYSTQVKELTEKLIEVEEKYITERSAKESVIQEKEKLKAEMKSVQQRLDLVLVTSEKHNKAEEEFNSKHEVLNQKLVSLEQQLEEVTLQKAELQDQNALYSTQIQNLQERLKSELTRIATYDTELKTLHDAVQQAQADCKKTREAQQEEAQRVCALQKELQERHWDHGSLLQQHAEEKEALEAEVAKLQMSLREEEENNAQRAEDVSALQSELLQATQALGEVRSREDQMNQLKKERQQLEEEAANLSNKLQSRAAECDEARLEARRAREGESKARAELEAVQEKGRGIEREIRELKERYDESLSTICDLQKRIQTSAQQTEAKDKKITELLTDVERLKQALNGLSQLAYTSNAPNKRHAQQIDALQAQIKSLQQQLADAERQHREVVSIYRTHLLSAAQGHMDADVQAALLQIIRMRQEFLC; this is encoded by the exons cACAACTGTCCAGTTGGAAATGTGGACCTGCAAGGACGAAGTGCTCTGCACGATGCCG TTATGGCGGGCTGCTCCTCCAGTGTGAAACTTCTTTGTGACAGCGGGGCTTCTGTGAACGCCAGCGATTTT GATGGCAGGACTCCTCTCATCCTGGCTACCCAGCTGGGTCACCCACACATCTGTCAGCTGCTGCTTGAGCGAGGGGCTGATATCACTGCccgagacaaacaaaacaa GACGGCGCTGATTTTAGGCTGTGAGATTGGTTGCAAGGACGCCGTGGAGGTGCTGCTGAGGAGCGGCGCCGACGTGAAGGCACTGGACAGCTTCGGTCACGATGCGTACCACCACGCTCGGCTCAGCAAGAACACAGAGCTCACCGCGCTGGTCAAAAGTTACCTCGACAGAGCCACCAGAG aaaaagaagctgcaaAGATAGAGCACTGGAAGCGACAG CTTTCAGTGGACAGATCGGATGCAGCTGAGGCCAGCAGAAAGGATCAGATCATAAAT GATCTAGAAGAGCAGAACGAGACCCTTCAGGAAAGCATTAGGAAGTACAACCAGGAGCAGAAAGGGCTGCTGGACAGGGTCAACATGCTGCAGCAGCAACTCACACAG gaaaaaatgGCAGCGGCCGATGCACAAAAAGAG aaggagcagctgaaggtgttactcaaagagagagaggaaggtCCTCGAGGAGCAGAGACCGTCAAAGTTCAGCTCCGGAGTACTTTG GGGGAGTACTCAGGCCAGTCTGTTATCAAAG gtaaagaaaacattttagtgaaacaaGCTCAAAGTCTGGATTGTGGCAAG ATGATCCAGAATCCTGCAGCGTCCAGACAACTGCAGAGGAGTCCGACCCAAATAAGCTGGGATCTCACGGAGGTGGAAGCTCTTCAACGGGATCTTGAGGCCGTCAAGCGGAAACAGCAGACcgcggaggaggaggcggccCAGCTTCAGTCGGCGCTGAGCCGTAAAAACCGCGAGTGCCAGGAACTGGCTCAGAGCCGAGACGCCATCCAGAAACAGGCTGACCAGCAGATTCAAGAGCTGGAGGACGCCTTGGGAGACGTCCAGAAGAGGATGCTGGACTCGGAGTGTAAAGTCAAGCAGCTGCAAGCTCACGTGGTCGCTGTGAAGGAACGCTTCGAAGGCCAGGCGACAGAAGAGTTGCGCGCGCAGCTGCTCGACGTGAAGTCCAAATACGAAGGCGCCTCAGCCGAGGTGGGCCGTGTTCGGAACCGCCTCAAGCAGAGCGAGAAAGCCCTGGAGGAATACAAGAGCAGCGAGAGCCAGCTGGCAGCAGAAACGGACCGGCTGaaccagcagctggaggctCTGAATGCTGAACGAAACAAACTCGCAGACGCCCTTCTGAAGATGGAAGCCCAGCTGAAAGAGGCCCAGACCAAACACGCCAACACCGTCCCCGCTGAGAAGTTCGACAACATGAAAAACCTGCTGACCAACGCCGTTGACGAGAAGGAGCGGCAGCTCGCCGAGCTGAGGGAAGACTACGACCGCGTGCTGGAGGACATGGCCGAGCTCCACCGGAAGTTAGACGGGCCGTCATCCCAGGTCGGGCCGGGGCTGATGTCGGCCGAAGAGCACCAGACGGTCGTGGCTGCTCTCGAGGAACAGAACGCTTCTCTGAAAAGGACGCTGATGGATGTGACGACACAGAGCAAGGCTCTCATTCAGGAGCTCGAGGAGAGCGAGGAGGAAAGGGACGAGCTGCGAGAGCGGCTGCATGAGCTGAGCAGCCGGATCGCGAGCGAGTTCATACCCGCTAAAGATCACGAGGAGATTCGAAAGGAAATGGTGACAGCTCTGGAGGAGCTTGAGGACAAACTCGTGGAAGCCAGTGAACGCCATGGAAGAGCAGAGGCGCAGGTCCAGCAGCTCCAAAGCGAACGGGCCTCGTGGCAGGAGACCGTCGGCAGTCTCAGAGACACCAGTGAGACACAGCAGAGGGAGAGGGATGCTCTGAGGACTCAGAATGCTGAACTGATAAAGAAACTTGAACAACTACAGAAGCGAGGTGAAGAAAGAGATAAAGAATGTGAACAGCTGACTGCACAGAACCAGACTCTGAAACAGAACCTGAAGGAACAGTTTGTTCCCAAACAGCAGCACGAGCAAGTGAGGACGGAGCTGAGCTCCGCCCTGGAAAGTGTGAAAGCAGACATGTTGAAGTTGGAGACCAGGGACAAAGAAAGTGGGATGGAACTGAAGAACGTGAAAGAAGGAAAGGAGAAGTTGAAAGACCAGTTGGAAAAAGTCATGTTGGAGAGGAAGAACGAGTACATCAGCGTAGAAAGGCACAGAGACGTCGCAGACAAGCTGAACGCCGCGGTGGTTGAGGCCGAAAACCGAGCCAATGATGCGTCTGCAAAGCACGTGCTGGCTCAGGAGGAGGTGGTGAAGCTCACGCAGGAACTGGAAGCTCAGAAGAAGGAACTCGAGACCATACAGGAGGCTATTCAGTCCCGGTTTGTTCccctgacagcagctgaggagAAGGTGACCTCCTACAGCACCCAGGTGAAGGAGCTGACTGAGAAGCTGATTGAAGTGGAAGAAAAGTACATCACAGAAAGATCTGCCAAGGAGAGCGTCATCCAGGAGAAAGAGAAGCTCAAGGCTGAGATGAAGTCTGTTCAGCAGAGACTGGACCTTGTTTTGGTTACCAGTGAAAAGCACAATAAAGCAGAGGAAGAGTTTAATTCTAAACACGAGGTTCTGAATCAGAAGTTGGTCAGCTTGGAGCAACAGCTCGAGGAGGTGACCCTTCAGAAAGCTGAACTCCAAGACCAGAATGCTCTGTACAGCACTCAGATCCAGAATCTGCAGGAGCGGCTGAAATCCGAGCTGACTCGGATAGCCACGTATGATACGGAGCTGAAGACCCTCCATGACGCCGTGCAGCAAGCTCAGGCTGATTGCAAGAAAACAAGAGAGGCCCAGCAGGAGGAAGCCCAGAGGGTCTGCGCTTTACAGAAGGAGCTCCAGGAGCGCCACTGGGATCACGGCtccctgctgcagcagcacgCCGAGGAGAAGGAAGCCCTGGAGGCCGAGGTCGCGAAACTCCAGATGTCCCTCCGCGAAGAGGAGGAGAACAACGCCCAGAGGGCCGAAGACGTGTCCGCCCTGCAGTCCGAGCTGCTCCAAGCCACGCAGGCCCTCGGAGAGGTCCGCTCCAGGGAGGACCAAATGAACCAGCTGAAAAAGgagaggcagcagctggaggaggaggccgCCAACCTGAGCAACAAGCTGCAGAGCCGAGCGGCGGAGTGCGACGAGGCCCGCCTGGAGGCCAGGCGAGCCAGGGAGGGCGAGAGCAAGGCCAGGGCCGAGCTGGAGGCCGTCCAGGAGAAGGGACGAGGCATCGAGAGGGAAATTAGGGAGCTGAAGGAGAGGTACGACGAGTCCCTCAGCACCATCTGTGACCTGCAGAAGAGGATTCAGACATCAGCTCAGCAGACTGAAGCCAAAGataaaaag ATCACAGAGCTGCTGACAGATGTGGAGCGACTGAAGCAGGCTCTGAACGGTCTGTCCCAACTGGCGTACACGAGCAACGCCCCGAACAAGAGGCACGCGCAGCAAATCGACGCACTGCAAGCCCAGATCAAGAGcctacagcagcagctggct GATGCTGAGAGGCAGCACAGGGAGGTGGTTTCAATTTATCGCACTCATCTTCTGAGCGCAGCGCAG GGTCACATGGATGCGGACGTCCAGGCGGCCTTACTGCAGATCATCCGCATGAGGCAGGAGTTCCTGTGCTGA
- the uacab gene encoding uveal autoantigen with coiled-coil domains and ankyrin repeats protein isoform X2 has translation MSRWLKCTSMHFNTDWNKYDDRLMKAVERREVDKVAAVLNKKGIIPTKLDVEGRSAFHLAAARGHLDCLNLILGQNVDITASDAAGKNALHLAARNGHSLCVQKLLQHNCPVGNVDLQGRSALHDAVMAGCSSSVKLLCDSGASVNASDFDGRTPLILATQLGHPHICQLLLERGADITARDKQNKTALILGCEIGCKDAVEVLLRSGADVKALDSFGHDAYHHARLSKNTELTALVKSYLDRATREKEAAKIEHWKRQLSVDRSDAAEASRKDQIINDLEEQNETLQESIRKYNQEQKGLLDRVNMLQQQLTQEKMAAADAQKEKEQLKVLLKEREEGPRGAETVKVQLRSTLGEYSGQSVIKGKENILVKQAQSLDCGKMIQNPAASRQLQRSPTQISWDLTEVEALQRDLEAVKRKQQTAEEEAAQLQSALSRKNRECQELAQSRDAIQKQADQQIQELEDALGDVQKRMLDSECKVKQLQAHVVAVKERFEGQATEELRAQLLDVKSKYEGASAEVGRVRNRLKQSEKALEEYKSSESQLAAETDRLNQQLEALNAERNKLADALLKMEAQLKEAQTKHANTVPAEKFDNMKNLLTNAVDEKERQLAELREDYDRVLEDMAELHRKLDGPSSQVGPGLMSAEEHQTVVAALEEQNASLKRTLMDVTTQSKALIQELEESEEERDELRERLHELSSRIASEFIPAKDHEEIRKEMVTALEELEDKLVEASERHGRAEAQVQQLQSERASWQETVGSLRDTSETQQRERDALRTQNAELIKKLEQLQKRGEERDKECEQLTAQNQTLKQNLKEQFVPKQQHEQVRTELSSALESVKADMLKLETRDKESGMELKNVKEGKEKLKDQLEKVMLERKNEYISVERHRDVADKLNAAVVEAENRANDASAKHVLAQEEVVKLTQELEAQKKELETIQEAIQSRFVPLTAAEEKVTSYSTQVKELTEKLIEVEEKYITERSAKESVIQEKEKLKAEMKSVQQRLDLVLVTSEKHNKAEEEFNSKHEVLNQKLVSLEQQLEEVTLQKAELQDQNALYSTQIQNLQERLKSELTRIATYDTELKTLHDAVQQAQADCKKTREAQQEEAQRVCALQKELQERHWDHGSLLQQHAEEKEALEAEVAKLQMSLREEEENNAQRAEDVSALQSELLQATQALGEVRSREDQMNQLKKERQQLEEEAANLSNKLQSRAAECDEARLEARRAREGESKARAELEAVQEKGRGIEREIRELKERYDESLSTICDLQKRIQTSAQQTEAKDKKITELLTDVERLKQALNGLSQLAYTSNAPNKRHAQQIDALQAQIKSLQQQLADAERQHREVVSIYRTHLLSAAQGHMDADVQAALLQIIRMRQEFLC, from the exons cACAACTGTCCAGTTGGAAATGTGGACCTGCAAGGACGAAGTGCTCTGCACGATGCCG TTATGGCGGGCTGCTCCTCCAGTGTGAAACTTCTTTGTGACAGCGGGGCTTCTGTGAACGCCAGCGATTTT GATGGCAGGACTCCTCTCATCCTGGCTACCCAGCTGGGTCACCCACACATCTGTCAGCTGCTGCTTGAGCGAGGGGCTGATATCACTGCccgagacaaacaaaacaa GACGGCGCTGATTTTAGGCTGTGAGATTGGTTGCAAGGACGCCGTGGAGGTGCTGCTGAGGAGCGGCGCCGACGTGAAGGCACTGGACAGCTTCGGTCACGATGCGTACCACCACGCTCGGCTCAGCAAGAACACAGAGCTCACCGCGCTGGTCAAAAGTTACCTCGACAGAGCCACCAGAG aaaaagaagctgcaaAGATAGAGCACTGGAAGCGACAG CTTTCAGTGGACAGATCGGATGCAGCTGAGGCCAGCAGAAAGGATCAGATCATAAAT GATCTAGAAGAGCAGAACGAGACCCTTCAGGAAAGCATTAGGAAGTACAACCAGGAGCAGAAAGGGCTGCTGGACAGGGTCAACATGCTGCAGCAGCAACTCACACAG gaaaaaatgGCAGCGGCCGATGCACAAAAAGAG aaggagcagctgaaggtgttactcaaagagagagaggaaggtCCTCGAGGAGCAGAGACCGTCAAAGTTCAGCTCCGGAGTACTTTG GGGGAGTACTCAGGCCAGTCTGTTATCAAAG gtaaagaaaacattttagtgaaacaaGCTCAAAGTCTGGATTGTGGCAAG ATGATCCAGAATCCTGCAGCGTCCAGACAACTGCAGAGGAGTCCGACCCAAATAAGCTGGGATCTCACGGAGGTGGAAGCTCTTCAACGGGATCTTGAGGCCGTCAAGCGGAAACAGCAGACcgcggaggaggaggcggccCAGCTTCAGTCGGCGCTGAGCCGTAAAAACCGCGAGTGCCAGGAACTGGCTCAGAGCCGAGACGCCATCCAGAAACAGGCTGACCAGCAGATTCAAGAGCTGGAGGACGCCTTGGGAGACGTCCAGAAGAGGATGCTGGACTCGGAGTGTAAAGTCAAGCAGCTGCAAGCTCACGTGGTCGCTGTGAAGGAACGCTTCGAAGGCCAGGCGACAGAAGAGTTGCGCGCGCAGCTGCTCGACGTGAAGTCCAAATACGAAGGCGCCTCAGCCGAGGTGGGCCGTGTTCGGAACCGCCTCAAGCAGAGCGAGAAAGCCCTGGAGGAATACAAGAGCAGCGAGAGCCAGCTGGCAGCAGAAACGGACCGGCTGaaccagcagctggaggctCTGAATGCTGAACGAAACAAACTCGCAGACGCCCTTCTGAAGATGGAAGCCCAGCTGAAAGAGGCCCAGACCAAACACGCCAACACCGTCCCCGCTGAGAAGTTCGACAACATGAAAAACCTGCTGACCAACGCCGTTGACGAGAAGGAGCGGCAGCTCGCCGAGCTGAGGGAAGACTACGACCGCGTGCTGGAGGACATGGCCGAGCTCCACCGGAAGTTAGACGGGCCGTCATCCCAGGTCGGGCCGGGGCTGATGTCGGCCGAAGAGCACCAGACGGTCGTGGCTGCTCTCGAGGAACAGAACGCTTCTCTGAAAAGGACGCTGATGGATGTGACGACACAGAGCAAGGCTCTCATTCAGGAGCTCGAGGAGAGCGAGGAGGAAAGGGACGAGCTGCGAGAGCGGCTGCATGAGCTGAGCAGCCGGATCGCGAGCGAGTTCATACCCGCTAAAGATCACGAGGAGATTCGAAAGGAAATGGTGACAGCTCTGGAGGAGCTTGAGGACAAACTCGTGGAAGCCAGTGAACGCCATGGAAGAGCAGAGGCGCAGGTCCAGCAGCTCCAAAGCGAACGGGCCTCGTGGCAGGAGACCGTCGGCAGTCTCAGAGACACCAGTGAGACACAGCAGAGGGAGAGGGATGCTCTGAGGACTCAGAATGCTGAACTGATAAAGAAACTTGAACAACTACAGAAGCGAGGTGAAGAAAGAGATAAAGAATGTGAACAGCTGACTGCACAGAACCAGACTCTGAAACAGAACCTGAAGGAACAGTTTGTTCCCAAACAGCAGCACGAGCAAGTGAGGACGGAGCTGAGCTCCGCCCTGGAAAGTGTGAAAGCAGACATGTTGAAGTTGGAGACCAGGGACAAAGAAAGTGGGATGGAACTGAAGAACGTGAAAGAAGGAAAGGAGAAGTTGAAAGACCAGTTGGAAAAAGTCATGTTGGAGAGGAAGAACGAGTACATCAGCGTAGAAAGGCACAGAGACGTCGCAGACAAGCTGAACGCCGCGGTGGTTGAGGCCGAAAACCGAGCCAATGATGCGTCTGCAAAGCACGTGCTGGCTCAGGAGGAGGTGGTGAAGCTCACGCAGGAACTGGAAGCTCAGAAGAAGGAACTCGAGACCATACAGGAGGCTATTCAGTCCCGGTTTGTTCccctgacagcagctgaggagAAGGTGACCTCCTACAGCACCCAGGTGAAGGAGCTGACTGAGAAGCTGATTGAAGTGGAAGAAAAGTACATCACAGAAAGATCTGCCAAGGAGAGCGTCATCCAGGAGAAAGAGAAGCTCAAGGCTGAGATGAAGTCTGTTCAGCAGAGACTGGACCTTGTTTTGGTTACCAGTGAAAAGCACAATAAAGCAGAGGAAGAGTTTAATTCTAAACACGAGGTTCTGAATCAGAAGTTGGTCAGCTTGGAGCAACAGCTCGAGGAGGTGACCCTTCAGAAAGCTGAACTCCAAGACCAGAATGCTCTGTACAGCACTCAGATCCAGAATCTGCAGGAGCGGCTGAAATCCGAGCTGACTCGGATAGCCACGTATGATACGGAGCTGAAGACCCTCCATGACGCCGTGCAGCAAGCTCAGGCTGATTGCAAGAAAACAAGAGAGGCCCAGCAGGAGGAAGCCCAGAGGGTCTGCGCTTTACAGAAGGAGCTCCAGGAGCGCCACTGGGATCACGGCtccctgctgcagcagcacgCCGAGGAGAAGGAAGCCCTGGAGGCCGAGGTCGCGAAACTCCAGATGTCCCTCCGCGAAGAGGAGGAGAACAACGCCCAGAGGGCCGAAGACGTGTCCGCCCTGCAGTCCGAGCTGCTCCAAGCCACGCAGGCCCTCGGAGAGGTCCGCTCCAGGGAGGACCAAATGAACCAGCTGAAAAAGgagaggcagcagctggaggaggaggccgCCAACCTGAGCAACAAGCTGCAGAGCCGAGCGGCGGAGTGCGACGAGGCCCGCCTGGAGGCCAGGCGAGCCAGGGAGGGCGAGAGCAAGGCCAGGGCCGAGCTGGAGGCCGTCCAGGAGAAGGGACGAGGCATCGAGAGGGAAATTAGGGAGCTGAAGGAGAGGTACGACGAGTCCCTCAGCACCATCTGTGACCTGCAGAAGAGGATTCAGACATCAGCTCAGCAGACTGAAGCCAAAGataaaaag ATCACAGAGCTGCTGACAGATGTGGAGCGACTGAAGCAGGCTCTGAACGGTCTGTCCCAACTGGCGTACACGAGCAACGCCCCGAACAAGAGGCACGCGCAGCAAATCGACGCACTGCAAGCCCAGATCAAGAGcctacagcagcagctggct GATGCTGAGAGGCAGCACAGGGAGGTGGTTTCAATTTATCGCACTCATCTTCTGAGCGCAGCGCAG GGTCACATGGATGCGGACGTCCAGGCGGCCTTACTGCAGATCATCCGCATGAGGCAGGAGTTCCTGTGCTGA